The following are encoded together in the Phyllopteryx taeniolatus isolate TA_2022b chromosome 21, UOR_Ptae_1.2, whole genome shotgun sequence genome:
- the stx12 gene encoding syntaxin-12 — MSYGQGDGYRPAPRDFTSLIQTCSSNIQKITQNTAQIKNMVSQLGTRQDNSELQDRLQQIQHYTNQLAKETNKHLKELGSVALPTSPSEQRQQKIQRERLMNDFSAALNNFQAVQRRAAEKEKESVARARAGSRLSADDSVRDEKLVSFENQDDWGQMTTQTEEAAITEEDLELIKERETNIRQLESDIMDVNQIFKDLAVMIHDQGEMIDSIEANVENAEVHVERGAEQLQRAAYYQQKSRKKMCILALVCSIALVILGIIIWQVSK; from the exons ATGTCGTACGGTCAAGGAGACGGTTATCGCCCAGCCCCTCGGGACTTCACGAGCCTCATCCAAACATGCAGCTCCAATATTCAGAAGATCACACAAAACA CTGCTCAGATCAAAAATATGGTGAGCCAGTTGGGGACCAGACAGGACAACAGTGAACTTCAGGATCGGCT GCAGCAGATACAACACTACACTAACCAGCTTGCAAAAGAAACCAACAAGCACCTGAAGGAGTTGGGCTCAGTTGCTTTGCCAACATCACCCTCAGAGCAA AGGCAGCAGAAGATTCAGAGGGAACGGCTGATGAATGATTTCTCCGCTGCTCTCAACAACTTCCAAGCAGTCCAGAGGCGTGCAgcggagaaggagaaggagtcCGTAGCCCGGGCAAGAGCTGGATCCCGCCTTTCA gccGATGACAGTGTACGAGATGAAAAGCTTGTGTCTTTCGAAAA TCAGGATGACTGGGGTCAAATGACCACTCAGACAGAGGAGGCGGCCATCACCGAGGAGGACCTGGAACTTATTAAGGAGAGAGAAACCAACATCAGACAGCTGGAG TCGGACATAATGGATGTGAACCAGATTTTTAAGGACCTCGCAGTGATGATCCATGACCAAGGAGAGATGATTG ATAGTATCGAGGCAAATGTGGAGAATGCTGAAGTCCATGTAGAGCGAGGAGCAGAACAACTACAGAGAGCCGCCTATTACCAA CAAAAGTCCCGGAAGAAGATGTGCATCCTGGCATTAGTTTGCTCCATTGCGCTGGTCATTCTTGGCATCATCATCTGGCAAGTGTCCAAGTGA